The following are from one region of the Salmo trutta chromosome 20, fSalTru1.1, whole genome shotgun sequence genome:
- the LOC115155325 gene encoding trace amine-associated receptor 13c-like, with protein MEEHEDIQYCFQDRNSSCRKTLPSTSIYITLYIFFSLLSAVTVFFNILVIISISHFKQLHTPTNLLILSLAVADVLVGLIVIPVTTVALMEPCWGFGEYFCVFYFYITCLCASLSLGSLVLISIDRYVAVCDPLLYHSRITITRMMCCIFITWCFYIIYDAAIIKIFVNVQVPSQCLKECFIVEGFMWGNIIDLVITMVVPCSIILTLYLKIFVAARSQARKVFSKEAASVSGVKTVQANKSERKATKTLSIVVFNYLICWIPIQFYLFFLLVDNVSSFIISFLPLVNSLINPIIYAFFYPWFKVTAKRILTRVKLRRS; from the coding sequence ATGGAGGAACATGAAGATATTCAATACTGTTTTCAAGACAGAAACTCTTCTTGCAGAAAGACTTTGCCATCGACATCTATCTACATAACACTGTACATCTTCTTCTCATTGCTTTCAGCAGTTACAGTATTTTTTAACATACTGGTGatcatctccatctctcacttCAAGCAGCTCCACACTCCAACCAACCTGCTCATCCTCTCTCTGGCTGTGGCAGATGTCCTGGTGGGACTGATTGTGATACCAGTAACGACTGTAGCATTAATGGAACCATGCTGGGGTTTTGGGGAATATTTCTGTGTTTTTTATTTCTACATCACTTGTTTATGTGCTTCTTTATCTCTGGGCAGTTTGGTGTTGATATCTATTGACCGCTATGTTGCTGTGTGTGATCCCTTATTGTACCACTctagaataacaataacaagaatGATGTGTTGTATATTCATTACCTGGTGTTTTTATATCATATATGATGCTGCTATTATAAAAATATTTGTAAATGTACAGGTACCCAGTCAGTGTTTGAAAGAATGTTTTATTGTTGAAGGGTTTATGTGGGGTAATATCATTGACCTGGTAATTACAATGGTTGTCCCATGTTCTATTATTCTAACACTTTATTTGAAAATCTTTGTGGCGGCCAGATCACAGGCCAGAAAGGTATTTTCAAAAGAGGCTGCCAGTGTGTCTGGTGTTAAAACTGTACAGGCAAATAAGTCTGAGAGAAAAGCAACAAAAACTCTATCTATTGTTGTTTTCAACTATCTCATTTGTTGGATTCCAattcaattttatttattttttcttttaGTTGACAATGTATCATCATTCATCATCAGCTTTCTGCCACTTGTTAATTCCTTAATTAATCCAATAATTTATGCTTTCTTTTATCCATGGTTCAAAGTGACAGCTAAACGTATTTTAACTCGGGTGAAGTTAAGGCGTTCATAG